The nucleotide window AACCAACGATTTTTGAAGGTGTCGACAACCAAGACGCAATTGCTCAAGAAGAAATCTTCGGCCCTGTTTTAGCTGTTATCACCGTTGATAGCGTTGAAGAAGCACTTCGTATTGCGAATGAAACCAGCTACGGACTCGCCGCATCGGTGTTTACTTCTAACAACGGTCAGGCGCTACGCGCAGCAAGAGCAATCAAAGCGGGTACCGTGACAGTGAATTGCTTCGGTGAAGGTGACCTCACCACGCCATTTGGCGGCTACAAGCAATCTGGTTTTGGCGGACGCGATAATTCAGTTCACGCTCATGATCAATACACAGAGCTTAAAACTATTTGGGTTGACCTTACACACGATCTGTAATGATTCTAACTAGGATTATATAGGTTATTAAAATGAAGACTCAGTGGCCAGAAGGCCACTGAGCACAATGCTTGATCAGCAGGCATGCGAGCAGGGAATAACGTATGCAAAAAAACATTAATGTGAAAAAGCTGCCTAAGGACACAGGGTTGGCAGCCTGGAACTCTATTCTTGGTGACCAAACGGTTTATCCGACTGTAGATAAAGATCTTACATATGATTGGGTTATCGTAGGCGCTGGGTTCGCTGGTATGGCGGCTGCACGGAGACTGACACAGTTAGTCGGACGCAACGAGACCATCGCAGTATTAGAAGCAAGTAAATTAGCTCATGGGCCAGCAGGTCGTAACAGCGGTTTTATGATTGATCTACCACATGAACTTAATTCTGAAACTTACTCAGGCGGTATGGAAGCAGACCAGCGTCAGATTAAACTGAATCGATTAGCCATTACGTTTGCCAAACAACTAGCTAACGAAGAGGGGTTTGATAAACAGGTTTTTGATCCATGTGGAAAAGTGACGGCGGCATGTACCAAAAAAGGCATTAATCACCTGAACTCTTATCGTAAGCATTTAGAAGCACTAAATGAATCTTATGAACTACTGAATGCATCACAATTACACGACTTAACTGGCTCCGAGTTTTATCAGCAGGGGTTATATACTCCAGGCGCGGTGATGATTCAGCCTGCTGCATTTATCCGTAATAGTGCCAGGGTTCTGACTAATAGTAGGGTCGATATTTTTGAGAATAGCCCTGTGACATCAATGTCTTTAGGCGACTTGCATACACTGACCACTCCTGGTGGTAAAGTTAAAGCGAAAAGAGTGATTTTGTCTGTGAATGGACATATTCAATCTTTTGGTTTTTTCCCTCGCCAGCTACTACACGTTTTTACCTATGCTTCAATGACCCGTAAGCTTACGCGTGATGAACTAAGCCGTCTCGGAGGCGCAGATGATTGGGGGATCTTGCCTGCGGATCCACTTGGTACGACAGTACGTAAAATTTCTGACTATAAAGGTTCAGGTGATCGTATCATTATTCGCAATCAAGCCACTCTCAATCAGTCTATAGTTACCAGTCAAAGTGACATGAAACGAGCCCAGGAGTTGCAAGATAAAGCATTTAATAATCGTTTCCCAACACTGGATAACGTAGATATGGAATATCGTTGGGGAGGACGACTATGCCTAACTTGGAACTCGGTGCCTGCATTTGGCGAAGTAGAAGATAGAGTGTACTCAGCAGCGTGTCAAAATGGTTTAGGAACCGTAAAAGGAACCTTATCAGGTATGATGGCAGCAGAGCTTGCTGTTTTGGGACACTCACATACACTGAATGACTTTTTAGAATATGACAAACCAAAGAAATTACCGCCAGAGCCTTTTCTAACCTTAGGTGCAAATGCGACTATGCGATGGAAAGAGTGGCAAGCTGGGTTGGAACTTTAATCTTTTGAGTATTTCTGTCTGCTTGTGTCTTCTTTAAGGGTAAATTTAGCAGAGCGAAAGCTCTGCATTTTTTTATGTGACGATCTGTTTATCAACCGTTTTTGTATATTTCTGAGTCATAAACATCGCTTTTTCTATAATTAAGTTGAAAAGTAAAAACAAAAAGGAGTTTTGAGTTTATAAATTTATCTAATTTGATAAATAGTGATTGATATCCAAATTTTTATTATTTGTCTTTATATCAAAGAAGTGAGAAATAAATGCAGTCTACGTCCCCGCGTCTTATTCAGCCAAAAACAGGCTCCTTACCTATCAGGATTGGTTTTATTCTCCAACCTCATTTTTCCTTAATGGCATTTACGGCAGCAATGGATGCTCTTATTACTGCGAATCTTGTGCATGAAACTGAACTATTTCAAATCCAAACATTTGGCATAGATTCGCGTAAGGTACTGAGTGATATAGGCATTGATATAGCGACCGATGCGACCGTACCATCATTAAACCTACATAATAGAGGCACATTAGACTGGGTCTTTGTTTGTGGAGGCTATAGATGTACTACTGAAGCCTCTTCAGCGCTTAGCGACTGTTTAATTTCGCTTAAAAAGCAGAATATAAAACTTGGTAGTTTGTGGAATGGGACGATTGCTTTAGCACATGCTGGTGTCGTTGAAGATAATACGATTTCTGCTGTCCACCCTAACAACCATCCTTACATCAATGATCATTTTCCAGAGATAAAATTATCTACGCATACTTATGAGGTTGATGAAGAGAGCGCTAGTTGTGCTGGGCCAAATAGTGCTATGGAAATGATGCTTGCGATGATAGATTCGCTGTTTAATAAGGAGTTAGTTCGAGCGATTCGAGAGATCTTAAGCTGCGATCAGGCTTCGGAAGGTCGACAGGCTATCTTACGTAGCACAGCAGATAAAGAGCAACCAGACGAAAAAGCGTATCCAGCACCGTTACAGGAAGCAATATCATTAATGGAATCCAATATTGAAGAGCCATTGACGCCAGATGAAATTGCAAGGTTTTCGTCTATGTCGCGAAGACAGTTAGAGAGGCTTTTTCAAACCCATTTGGATATTTCGCCATCACGCTACTACTTAAAATTGCGTCTAGTATTCGCCCATAAAGAGCTAGAAAATAGCAGCCAGTCTATCATCCAAATAGGGCTAAGCTGCGGATTTGTAAGTAGTAGCCACTTTAGCAATTGTTTTAAAGATTACTTTGGATACACTCCAACGAAACTTAGACAACGCTCAAGGCATTGTTGACCGAGTTCGTTGTCGCATAACGTGGCTTTTACCCTAATATCTTCAAGGAAGTCATCGAGATAATGCTAGTGCTGTACTACTGACTGTACTTGCTATAGGTGCTACTTTGTAGAACTCTGTCCTCAACAATCGAGGTAGGTAATTGGCTCACGGAATAGAGCAACCAGTCTCTAAAAGCGGCAAATGCTGCGTTTTGAGTTTTGGTTTCATCGTATACTAAGTAATGACACTTCTCGCGATAGATCAGCTCTTGTTTACCTACCTTTACTAACTTACCCTGCTTGATTAGATCGTCTACCAAGTGGTGCCAACCTAGGCAAATACCCTGATGGTTAAGCGTACTTTGTATCAGTAAGTTGTAGTCATTTGAGGTAAAACTATAGCTTCCTTGCAGTGGTGGCTCATTACCGGATTCTGTCAGCCAAACATCCCAATCAACATGTTCTGCAAGCTGGGCTCGACCATATGGGCTTAGGTTAAGTAGCTTTGAATTAGCCAAATTATTGGTATTCTCACAATCCGCGTGTTGCTTCAAATATTCAGGGCTACATACTGGATAAATGACGTCGTAAAACAGTGGGATGGAGGCATAGCCTTCACGTGGTGTGACTGTCTTGCTAATAAACAGATCGGGATGTGCACCAGGCTCTAAATTTAAAAAGTTGTTTGTGCTGATGACATTTACCTTAACTTCGGGGTGTTGAGCGCAAAATTGAGGTAGGTTTGATGTTAACCAAAGTGCTGAAAAAGCCGGTGAGCAGCAAATAGTCACTTCCTGATGCTGATCGTTGTGCTGATCGATACGTTGTGCTGCCTGGGCAATATTTACAAAAGACAAGTACGCAGCATCATAGAAAATACTGCCTTCTTCAGTTAGCTCTACAGTTCGACCAACTCTATTAAATAATTTAATGCCAAGCGTTGCTTCCAGTTCTCTAATTTGACGACTGATAGCCGCTTGTGTGACGCAAAGTGATTCTGCTGCACTAGTGAAGCTTTGATATTTAGCTGCCGCTACAAACGATCTAATCGCTCTTAGTGACGGCATCTTCATAAGTATTCTGTCAGGTTCTGTATGTTTCGCCATATGCTACTAATTCCAATCCTTGGCTAGTGTTTCGCCATCAACTCCTGAGGCCACCTTTCACGTTTAAAACGTACTAGAAATAGGTGGTCTCGGCGAAACTATATCTACGAACATATAATGCTTTTGTTTCTAGCGCAACAGGACTACCGCTCATTAAGAGAAAATAAAACAATGGGTTGAATGCGTTAATATTTGTGAGAATTCAAAGAACTATTAAGTAAATGATTACTTGCAGTTATGTTTTGCCTCTACGAAAAGTAGTTCGTCCTCAAATAAACATTTATGTAACATCAGTAACGGGTTTGACACATTGGATGTGTTTTAGCATGGGTTCGTAAAAACCATGGGCTAAAAAATCGATTGAAATAATTGAAGAGGGAACGGAGATGAATGATGAACAAGAAATTCTCGCTATAAAAGATGTTTTTAAGATATTTGGCGACAAGCCGGATATCGCGAAACAGATGTTAGATAGTGGGATGGGAAAAGACGAAATCTTTGAGAAAACTGGGCAAACCATCGGCGTTCTGAATGCCAACTTTTCTGTTAAGCGTGGGGAGATCTTCGTCATAATGGGGCTCTCCGGGTCCGGAAAGTCTACCATGGTGCGGCTGCTCAACCGTCTGATCGAACCAACTTCAGGAACCATAACGCTCAACGGTAAAGAAATAACTTGCTTAGGTGACCATGAATTGCTTGATGTGAGACGCAAAGAAATGAGCATGGTATTCCAATCATTCGCACTAATGCCTCATATGACCGTTTTGGAAAATGCGGCGTTTGGTTTAGAAGTCTCTGGAGTTGGAATCAAAGAACGTACAGACCGAGCAATAGAAGCTCTTGCTCAAGTAGGCTTAGCCGGACATGAGAAAAGCTATCCTCATCAACTATCTGGTGGTATGCAACAACGTGTGGGATTAGCCAGAGCCCTAACCAATGACCCAACTATCCTCCTCATGGATGAAGCTTTCTCAGCCCTCGATCCACTTATCCGCTACGAAATGCAAGGCGAACTCATTCGCTTACAGAAAGAGCAGCAACGCACCATTATTTTTATCTCTCACGATTTAGACGAAGCCATTCGCATTGGGGATCGGATCGCCATTATGGAAGGTGGTCGTGTAGTCCAGGTAGGTACGCCAAAAGAATTGATGATGAATCCTGCCGATGACTACGTAGCAACCTTCTTTAAAGGCGTTTCAAACACGAAATTACTCAAGGCAGGCGATATTGCAGACCAACAAAACAGCTGTACGATCAAAGTTAACGGCAAGGTTCATCCATTTGAAAATCTCGGTCAGGAATTTGGCTATTTAGTTGACGATGAGAACAAATTGAAAGGGGTGATATCGCTGGCAAAGGTTAAATCTTCGCCCGCTGAGGATACTAATCAATTACTCAAGTTAGCTGAAAAAGACTACCTATCGGTTCATACAGATACATCATTAGAAGATGTTATGAAACTGGCGACAAGCACATCATATTCACTGCCTGTTATCGCCGAAAACGGTGAGTTCCGTGGGTCTATATCGAAAGACCAATTGCTGAATTCATTAAGCCATTAACAGGGAGAATCTATTATGTTTGATATCAGTATACTTGACCCGTTCCAAGATCTTTCCTTACCCGTTGGCCAGTGGGCAGAAAGCATCCTTCAATATTTCGTACAAAACTTTCGTCCAGTGTTTCAGGCTATTCGATGGCCAATTGACATGGTCCTAGATTTTTCAGAAGACTTTCTTCAGGCGATACCACCTCTTATTGGTATTATTCTATCGTCTTTGCTT belongs to Vibrio sp. STUT-A11 and includes:
- a CDS encoding glycine betaine/L-proline ABC transporter ATP-binding protein, with protein sequence MNDEQEILAIKDVFKIFGDKPDIAKQMLDSGMGKDEIFEKTGQTIGVLNANFSVKRGEIFVIMGLSGSGKSTMVRLLNRLIEPTSGTITLNGKEITCLGDHELLDVRRKEMSMVFQSFALMPHMTVLENAAFGLEVSGVGIKERTDRAIEALAQVGLAGHEKSYPHQLSGGMQQRVGLARALTNDPTILLMDEAFSALDPLIRYEMQGELIRLQKEQQRTIIFISHDLDEAIRIGDRIAIMEGGRVVQVGTPKELMMNPADDYVATFFKGVSNTKLLKAGDIADQQNSCTIKVNGKVHPFENLGQEFGYLVDDENKLKGVISLAKVKSSPAEDTNQLLKLAEKDYLSVHTDTSLEDVMKLATSTSYSLPVIAENGEFRGSISKDQLLNSLSH
- a CDS encoding LysR substrate-binding domain-containing protein; this translates as MAKHTEPDRILMKMPSLRAIRSFVAAAKYQSFTSAAESLCVTQAAISRQIRELEATLGIKLFNRVGRTVELTEEGSIFYDAAYLSFVNIAQAAQRIDQHNDQHQEVTICCSPAFSALWLTSNLPQFCAQHPEVKVNVISTNNFLNLEPGAHPDLFISKTVTPREGYASIPLFYDVIYPVCSPEYLKQHADCENTNNLANSKLLNLSPYGRAQLAEHVDWDVWLTESGNEPPLQGSYSFTSNDYNLLIQSTLNHQGICLGWHHLVDDLIKQGKLVKVGKQELIYREKCHYLVYDETKTQNAAFAAFRDWLLYSVSQLPTSIVEDRVLQSSTYSKYSQ
- a CDS encoding helix-turn-helix domain-containing protein gives rise to the protein MQSTSPRLIQPKTGSLPIRIGFILQPHFSLMAFTAAMDALITANLVHETELFQIQTFGIDSRKVLSDIGIDIATDATVPSLNLHNRGTLDWVFVCGGYRCTTEASSALSDCLISLKKQNIKLGSLWNGTIALAHAGVVEDNTISAVHPNNHPYINDHFPEIKLSTHTYEVDEESASCAGPNSAMEMMLAMIDSLFNKELVRAIREILSCDQASEGRQAILRSTADKEQPDEKAYPAPLQEAISLMESNIEEPLTPDEIARFSSMSRRQLERLFQTHLDISPSRYYLKLRLVFAHKELENSSQSIIQIGLSCGFVSSSHFSNCFKDYFGYTPTKLRQRSRHC
- a CDS encoding FAD-binding oxidoreductase, with the translated sequence MQKNINVKKLPKDTGLAAWNSILGDQTVYPTVDKDLTYDWVIVGAGFAGMAAARRLTQLVGRNETIAVLEASKLAHGPAGRNSGFMIDLPHELNSETYSGGMEADQRQIKLNRLAITFAKQLANEEGFDKQVFDPCGKVTAACTKKGINHLNSYRKHLEALNESYELLNASQLHDLTGSEFYQQGLYTPGAVMIQPAAFIRNSARVLTNSRVDIFENSPVTSMSLGDLHTLTTPGGKVKAKRVILSVNGHIQSFGFFPRQLLHVFTYASMTRKLTRDELSRLGGADDWGILPADPLGTTVRKISDYKGSGDRIIIRNQATLNQSIVTSQSDMKRAQELQDKAFNNRFPTLDNVDMEYRWGGRLCLTWNSVPAFGEVEDRVYSAACQNGLGTVKGTLSGMMAAELAVLGHSHTLNDFLEYDKPKKLPPEPFLTLGANATMRWKEWQAGLEL